In one window of Leptospira sp. WS92.C1 DNA:
- a CDS encoding pentapeptide repeat-containing protein has translation MSVMDFARYKQINDDRVNYREMEDATVVSNYRNVGCGDGYRIYLKIDPTDHITDASYTTTGCGFGIVALAMATEYAKGKTVDQIKAVTAADLEQMFEFPERRKNYPESAVAALLQAVKDYESGEGVPKEKRITAAKALEILKEKGSLKGEDLSSIILEKQNFDGVDFSGSNLGHAFLQNSSFVGANFEGAKLRGSFLNNADLRNSNFRGADLRWAKLAGANVEGADFTDAIYDIGTRLDQKQIHLFSVMKKEGKDLYLNKEAE, from the coding sequence ATGAGCGTAATGGACTTCGCACGGTACAAACAAATCAACGACGACCGCGTTAACTATCGTGAAATGGAAGACGCGACTGTGGTTTCTAATTACAGAAACGTAGGTTGTGGAGACGGCTACCGCATTTATCTCAAAATCGATCCTACCGATCATATCACAGACGCAAGTTATACCACTACCGGTTGCGGTTTTGGAATCGTCGCGCTCGCGATGGCGACAGAATACGCCAAAGGTAAAACCGTCGATCAAATCAAAGCGGTAACCGCTGCCGACCTCGAGCAGATGTTCGAGTTTCCCGAAAGAAGAAAAAATTATCCCGAGTCTGCAGTCGCCGCGCTTTTGCAAGCTGTCAAAGATTATGAAAGTGGAGAAGGGGTTCCGAAAGAAAAAAGAATCACCGCAGCTAAGGCTCTCGAAATTTTAAAGGAAAAAGGTTCTCTGAAAGGGGAAGACTTATCCAGCATCATATTAGAAAAACAGAATTTTGACGGAGTGGATTTTTCAGGTTCTAATTTGGGACATGCGTTCCTGCAAAATTCCTCCTTTGTGGGCGCTAATTTTGAAGGCGCTAAACTCAGAGGTTCTTTTTTAAACAACGCGGATCTGAGAAACTCTAACTTTCGCGGTGCGGATCTTCGTTGGGCAAAACTCGCGGGTGCAAACGTGGAAGGCGCCGATTTTACGGACGCGATCTACGATATCGGAACCCGTCTGGATCAAAAACAAATTCATCTATTTAGTGTTATGAAAAAAGAAGGAAAAGATCTTTATCTAAATAAAGAGGCGGAATGA
- the pyrB gene encoding aspartate carbamoyltransferase, which produces MSYNHKNILDTEQFSKKDLDFLIEKTRDMERLVEQNKAFGILTGKLLASLFFEASTRTRLSFEAAMERLGGRVISTVGFQFSSISKGETLYDTMKMIEAYADIAVIRHPVEGSSRIAAGAVKIPVINAGDGAGQHPTQALLDLYTIISEKGTLDGLTVAFIGDLKYGRTIHSLINLLRHYKVRLYLISPPELALPDSYKKGLEGYPLTLEETEDIKAVWECDVAYVTRIQEERFPDHKEYERLKDLFKINKELILASKKETTILHPLPRVNELSTDVDDLPNAAYFRQARYGVVSRMTLLCLCLGQDF; this is translated from the coding sequence ATGTCCTACAATCATAAGAACATCCTGGATACGGAACAATTCTCAAAAAAGGATTTGGATTTTCTCATCGAAAAGACCAGAGATATGGAACGTCTTGTCGAACAAAACAAGGCTTTTGGGATCTTAACCGGAAAGCTCTTGGCATCCCTCTTTTTCGAAGCGTCTACAAGAACGAGACTTTCCTTTGAGGCCGCAATGGAGCGATTGGGGGGAAGGGTGATTTCCACGGTAGGTTTTCAATTCTCCTCGATCTCAAAAGGGGAGACGTTGTATGACACCATGAAGATGATCGAGGCTTACGCGGACATCGCGGTGATCCGGCATCCGGTGGAAGGTTCTTCCCGGATCGCAGCGGGCGCGGTGAAAATTCCCGTAATCAACGCCGGTGACGGAGCGGGACAACATCCGACTCAGGCGCTTTTGGATCTTTATACGATCATTTCCGAAAAGGGGACGTTAGACGGCTTGACCGTCGCTTTTATCGGAGATTTGAAATACGGTAGAACGATCCATTCGCTCATCAATTTACTTAGGCATTATAAGGTTCGATTGTATTTGATTTCGCCGCCGGAATTGGCTTTGCCGGATTCTTATAAAAAAGGTTTGGAAGGTTATCCTCTTACCTTGGAAGAAACCGAGGACATCAAAGCTGTCTGGGAATGCGATGTAGCGTATGTGACAAGAATCCAGGAAGAAAGATTTCCGGATCACAAAGAATACGAAAGGCTCAAGGATCTTTTTAAGATCAATAAGGAGCTCATTCTCGCCTCCAAGAAAGAAACGACGATTTTGCATCCTCTTCCGAGGGTGAACGAACTTTCCACGGATGTGGACGATCTCCCGAACGCTGCCTATTTCAGACAAGCGAGATACGGTGTCGTGAGCAGGATGACTCTTCTTTGTCTTTGTCTGGGACAGGATTTCTAA
- the rho gene encoding transcription termination factor Rho, producing MATARRDNKNRHHHQNNNHNQNDSETADSLEEESTGQESQDFESSENADHRSRKRKRGGYDGPTPAPIDLVELKKKAIGDLIEVAKGLGVENTGGLKKQNLIFAILQAQAERDGQVHAAGVMEKLPDGYGFLRSPDYNYVPGPDDIYVSPSQIKLFGLRTGDTVEGQIRPPKESERFFAMLRVETVNGYTPDVAGKRALFDNLTPLYPNERLKMEYDPSMLDTRILDLMCPIGKGQRALIVAPPRTGKTILMQNIANAITSNHPECTLIVLLIDERPEEVTDMARHVRGEVVSSTFDEPAQRHVQVAEMVIEKAKRLVEHGKDVVILLDSITRLARAYNQVIPTSGKILSGGVDSNALHKPKRFFGAARNIEEGGSLTIIATALIDTGSKMDEVIFEEFKGTGNMEIHLDRKLSDKRIFPAIDINKSGTRKEELLIARDVLQKVFVLRKVLSPMSITESMELLLEKMRLSKTNDAFLASMNTQ from the coding sequence ATGGCAACAGCAAGACGAGACAATAAAAACAGACACCACCACCAAAATAATAACCACAACCAAAACGACTCTGAAACCGCCGATTCTTTAGAAGAAGAAAGCACCGGTCAGGAATCTCAGGATTTTGAGTCTTCTGAAAATGCGGATCACAGATCCCGCAAACGCAAAAGAGGCGGTTATGACGGTCCCACTCCGGCCCCGATCGATCTTGTAGAACTCAAGAAAAAAGCGATCGGTGATTTAATTGAAGTCGCGAAAGGTTTGGGCGTTGAAAACACGGGCGGTTTAAAAAAGCAGAACTTAATTTTCGCCATTCTCCAAGCGCAAGCGGAAAGAGACGGTCAAGTGCACGCCGCGGGTGTTATGGAAAAACTTCCGGACGGTTACGGCTTTTTACGATCTCCGGATTACAATTACGTTCCGGGTCCGGATGATATTTACGTTTCTCCTTCTCAGATCAAACTTTTCGGTTTGAGAACGGGGGATACGGTAGAAGGACAGATTCGCCCTCCGAAAGAATCCGAACGATTCTTTGCTATGCTCCGCGTGGAAACCGTAAACGGTTATACTCCGGATGTCGCCGGCAAACGCGCCCTTTTTGACAACCTAACTCCTCTCTATCCAAACGAAAGACTCAAGATGGAATACGATCCTTCGATGTTGGATACGAGAATTCTCGACCTCATGTGTCCGATCGGAAAAGGACAGAGAGCGCTCATCGTGGCTCCTCCAAGAACCGGTAAGACCATTCTGATGCAAAACATCGCGAATGCGATCACATCCAATCATCCGGAATGTACTTTGATCGTTCTTCTGATCGACGAACGTCCGGAAGAAGTGACCGATATGGCGCGTCATGTTCGTGGGGAAGTGGTTTCTTCCACTTTTGACGAGCCCGCTCAGAGACACGTTCAAGTCGCGGAGATGGTCATTGAAAAAGCGAAACGTCTTGTGGAACACGGAAAAGACGTCGTCATTCTTCTGGATTCGATTACGAGATTGGCGAGAGCCTACAACCAGGTGATCCCGACTTCCGGTAAAATTCTTTCGGGTGGGGTGGATTCCAACGCGCTTCACAAACCAAAACGATTTTTCGGAGCCGCGAGAAACATCGAAGAAGGCGGATCTCTTACCATCATCGCAACTGCGCTCATCGACACCGGATCCAAAATGGACGAGGTGATCTTTGAAGAATTCAAAGGCACGGGTAATATGGAAATCCATCTGGATCGGAAGCTTTCCGACAAACGGATTTTTCCCGCGATCGATATCAATAAGTCCGGAACTCGTAAGGAAGAACTCCTGATCGCAAGGGACGTTCTTCAGAAAGTATTTGTTCTGAGAAAAGTACTTTCTCCTATGAGTATCACCGAAAGCATGGAATTATTGCTGGAAAAAATGAGGCTTTCGAAGACAAATGATGCCTTTTTAGCCAGCATGAACACCCAGTAA
- the rpmE gene encoding 50S ribosomal protein L31, with protein MKTGIHPNYRVAKISCASCGTVYETRTSIGDINIEICSACHPFFTGKSKLVDTTGRVDKFKKKYKMQ; from the coding sequence ATGAAAACTGGAATTCATCCAAACTATAGAGTTGCAAAAATCAGCTGTGCGTCTTGTGGAACCGTCTACGAAACCAGAACCTCCATCGGCGATATCAACATAGAAATTTGTTCCGCTTGCCATCCGTTCTTTACCGGAAAATCCAAACTCGTGGATACGACGGGTAGGGTGGACAAGTTCAAGAAAAAATACAAGATGCAGTGA
- the sucC gene encoding ADP-forming succinate--CoA ligase subunit beta, whose protein sequence is MKIHEYQAKEILRRHKANVPFGVVIDKKENGSKAHDEVTSKTGGSVVVVKAQIHAGGRGKGGGVKVTKTKEDATAAIDKILGMQLITPQTGPEGKKVLKVYLEQGIDIAKEYYLSILLDRSIRKTIIMASTEGGMEIEEVAETHPEKILKIAVDPGIGLQVNQARQLAFELGLPSESHKSFQSLLFSIYDAYIKEDASLLEINPLILTKQNEIIAGDCKLDLDENALYRHAENAAYRDITEEDPLEVQASEFNLNYVKLDGNIGCMVNGAGLAMATMDIVKLAGAEPANFLDVGGGANKTTVTNGFKIILGDPNVKGIFVNIFGGIVRCDMVAEGIIEAAKAVDLKVPLVVRLQGTNSELGREVLNKSGLKITGVDDLREAASTIAKLIG, encoded by the coding sequence ATGAAAATTCACGAGTATCAGGCAAAAGAAATCCTGAGACGGCATAAAGCCAACGTACCCTTTGGAGTCGTTATCGATAAAAAAGAAAACGGTTCCAAAGCCCATGACGAAGTTACTTCCAAAACCGGCGGTTCCGTCGTAGTTGTCAAAGCACAAATCCACGCCGGTGGACGCGGAAAGGGCGGCGGGGTTAAGGTTACCAAAACCAAAGAAGACGCAACCGCAGCCATCGACAAAATCCTCGGCATGCAACTCATCACTCCTCAAACCGGCCCTGAAGGCAAAAAAGTCCTGAAAGTATACCTGGAGCAGGGAATCGATATCGCTAAGGAATATTATTTGAGTATTCTTCTCGATCGCTCCATTCGCAAAACAATCATCATGGCTTCTACCGAAGGCGGGATGGAAATCGAAGAAGTTGCCGAGACTCATCCAGAAAAGATTCTCAAAATCGCGGTGGATCCGGGAATCGGTCTCCAAGTCAACCAAGCAAGACAACTTGCTTTCGAACTCGGACTTCCTTCCGAATCGCATAAATCTTTTCAGAGTCTTCTTTTCTCGATCTATGACGCTTATATCAAAGAAGACGCGTCTCTATTAGAAATCAATCCCCTCATTCTTACAAAACAGAACGAGATCATCGCGGGTGATTGTAAACTTGATCTGGATGAAAACGCTCTCTATCGTCACGCTGAGAATGCGGCTTACCGCGACATCACCGAAGAAGATCCTCTCGAAGTGCAAGCTTCCGAATTCAACCTCAACTATGTGAAGTTAGACGGAAACATCGGTTGTATGGTAAACGGTGCCGGTCTTGCAATGGCGACCATGGACATCGTAAAACTCGCCGGAGCCGAACCCGCAAACTTCCTCGACGTAGGAGGTGGGGCTAACAAGACAACCGTAACCAACGGTTTCAAAATCATTCTCGGTGATCCGAACGTAAAAGGAATTTTCGTAAATATTTTCGGCGGGATCGTTCGTTGTGATATGGTTGCCGAAGGAATTATCGAAGCTGCAAAAGCTGTGGATCTCAAAGTTCCTCTCGTGGTTCGTCTTCAAGGGACCAATTCGGAACTCGGAAGAGAAGTCCTCAACAAAAGCGGACTTAAAATTACCGGAGTCGACGACCTCCGTGAAGCGGCAAGCACCATTGCCAAACTGATTGGGTAA
- a CDS encoding transcriptional regulator gives MKIEVLYRYFLITPTTHLPVVDESGDLVGLLSRKLIQMEMADLSSSDREYSLLPDSFLETEIPESFLQYFQRQKSIPVLTKTGEKKEEWDKVQMMSGLGKLVSGNRPSTAPSTGEKKQEIEQNSRFWFMELILQNFPDGLLATDIDGSSIFYNETFEQNILPKKYFRDSILQAERLLKEMSKNLLANYLKSNELRLDGNSPFSLQTYVTELESSVRIIVLKQGSKIAGYLYHFISPRSGLGQQDENGLEFPSVSDAFFQKLPLETVLKEVESSFIFHSLKRNQDNISHTALELGVPRTTLQNRIKFLDLQSRSTTPRENPIPRKKASSPPVQKSDTAETHSKKSETDFSSKQSTVAKKNEKTSGKNATSKKKVSHVKSNTSKVSGKKRKQR, from the coding sequence ATGAAAATAGAAGTCCTCTACAGATACTTTCTCATCACTCCGACGACTCATCTCCCGGTAGTCGACGAGTCCGGAGATCTGGTCGGTCTTTTATCCCGCAAGTTGATCCAGATGGAAATGGCCGATTTGAGTTCTTCCGATCGCGAATACTCGCTGCTTCCGGATTCTTTTTTGGAAACGGAAATTCCCGAATCCTTTTTGCAATACTTTCAAAGACAAAAGTCCATTCCTGTCTTAACAAAAACGGGTGAAAAAAAAGAAGAATGGGATAAGGTCCAGATGATGTCCGGACTTGGAAAACTCGTCTCCGGAAATCGTCCTTCTACTGCGCCGTCAACCGGGGAAAAAAAACAAGAGATCGAACAGAATTCCCGTTTTTGGTTTATGGAACTGATCCTGCAAAACTTTCCGGATGGTCTTTTGGCAACGGATATCGACGGAAGTTCTATCTTTTATAACGAAACCTTTGAGCAGAACATTCTTCCCAAAAAATACTTTCGAGATTCTATCCTTCAGGCGGAAAGACTTTTGAAAGAAATGAGTAAGAATCTTTTGGCGAATTACTTAAAGTCCAACGAATTGCGCTTGGACGGAAATTCTCCATTTTCCCTACAAACGTATGTCACGGAACTGGAATCCAGTGTTCGCATTATCGTGCTCAAACAGGGTTCCAAGATTGCGGGTTATCTCTATCATTTTATTTCTCCGCGTTCGGGCTTGGGACAACAGGATGAGAATGGTCTGGAATTTCCTTCCGTTAGCGACGCTTTTTTTCAAAAGCTTCCTTTGGAAACCGTGCTCAAAGAGGTGGAAAGTTCTTTTATCTTCCATTCTTTAAAACGCAATCAGGACAATATTTCGCATACGGCGCTCGAACTCGGGGTTCCTCGAACCACGCTTCAAAATCGGATTAAATTTTTGGACCTTCAAAGTCGTTCTACGACCCCTAGGGAGAATCCGATTCCCCGCAAAAAAGCAAGTTCCCCTCCTGTTCAAAAATCGGATACGGCAGAAACTCATTCAAAAAAGTCGGAGACCGATTTTTCTTCTAAACAGTCCACCGTCGCTAAAAAGAACGAAAAGACGTCCGGTAAAAATGCCACTTCCAAAAAGAAGGTCTCTCATGTTAAATCGAACACTTCCAAGGTTTCTGGAAAAAAAAGAAAGCAACGTTGA
- a CDS encoding LL-diaminopimelate aminotransferase — MANINENYLKLKAGYLFPEISKRVKTYSEKNPSAKIIRLGIGDVTLPIVPSVVNAMVDASKEMGTSGGFHGYGPEQGYSFLLKSIADNDYGTLGIKIDESEIFVSDGSKCDCGNIQEIFSTDAKIAVADPVYPVYVDTNVMAGRTGEIGTDGRYSNLIYMPATKENGFQPEIPKEKADIIYLCYPNNPTGTVTTKEALKAWVEYAKKNNSIILYDSAYEAFISEPGVPRSIYEVEGAKEVAIEFRSFSKTAGFTGLRCAYIVIPKELKGRTHGGEEVSINSLWSRRHTTKFNGVSYVTQKGAEACYSPQGKKEIQESIAYYMSNAAKIREGLKKAGYEVYGGINAPYIWLKTSDHLSSWDFFDRLLEKAQVVGTPGSGFGPAGEGYFRLSAFGKKEDVEEAIARISSL, encoded by the coding sequence ATGGCGAACATCAATGAGAATTATTTAAAATTAAAAGCGGGATATTTATTTCCCGAGATTTCAAAACGAGTAAAAACTTACTCCGAAAAAAATCCTTCCGCAAAGATCATTCGATTGGGAATCGGAGACGTGACTCTTCCGATCGTTCCTTCGGTCGTAAACGCCATGGTGGATGCTTCGAAAGAAATGGGGACTTCCGGCGGTTTTCACGGATACGGCCCCGAACAGGGATATTCCTTTTTACTCAAATCGATTGCGGATAACGATTATGGAACCTTGGGAATCAAAATCGATGAAAGCGAGATCTTTGTTTCCGACGGATCCAAATGTGACTGCGGGAATATTCAAGAAATCTTTTCTACGGACGCGAAGATCGCCGTCGCGGATCCCGTGTATCCCGTTTATGTGGATACCAACGTGATGGCGGGAAGAACGGGCGAAATCGGAACGGACGGAAGATATTCCAATCTGATCTATATGCCCGCGACAAAAGAAAACGGATTCCAACCGGAGATCCCGAAAGAAAAAGCGGATATCATCTATCTTTGTTATCCGAACAACCCGACCGGAACCGTAACCACAAAGGAAGCCCTCAAGGCTTGGGTGGAATACGCGAAAAAAAATAATTCCATCATTCTTTATGATTCCGCATACGAAGCGTTTATCAGCGAACCCGGCGTTCCCCGTTCCATTTACGAGGTGGAAGGAGCCAAAGAAGTTGCGATCGAGTTTCGTTCCTTTTCCAAAACCGCCGGATTTACAGGATTACGTTGCGCTTATATAGTCATACCGAAGGAATTAAAAGGTCGGACACACGGAGGGGAGGAAGTCAGCATCAATTCTCTTTGGAGCAGAAGACATACGACCAAGTTTAACGGAGTTTCCTATGTGACCCAGAAAGGCGCCGAAGCTTGTTATTCTCCTCAGGGCAAAAAAGAAATTCAAGAATCCATTGCATACTATATGTCCAACGCGGCGAAAATCCGTGAAGGTCTGAAAAAAGCGGGATACGAAGTTTATGGCGGAATCAACGCTCCCTATATCTGGTTAAAAACATCCGACCATCTTTCTTCTTGGGATTTTTTTGATCGGCTTTTGGAAAAAGCTCAGGTGGTAGGAACTCCAGGTTCCGGATTCGGTCCGGCGGGCGAGGGTTATTTCCGTTTGAGCGCCTTTGGAAAAAAAGAAGACGTGGAAGAAGCGATCGCAAGAATTTCTTCTCTTTGA
- a CDS encoding fatty acid desaturase → MSQAPHRNLPEKTNRIVSLLLSVFFFSVYFWNSIGYTKSFWFLSITIFISVILSYSLWALIHECIHGNFSNSRNESHLAGRILCILFGTPYQVAKTAHLMHHKFNRQEGDRIEYLEKNGRSIAIQKGIYYFKLFQGTYFLEVIGGFLLSLPLSFSVPLAEKYFSRLPVQKAFFKQIQKQEIVKELRIDSFLILLLYGSAFYLSGPLVWVLGFVLILRGGIVSFLDHSYHYGNGIEDRNSATNLSLPSILSCLFLNFNYHRVHHRFPGCSWDRLPAQFANSGDTMNRSLFSQCWNQFGGLLEIPESISEKSETS, encoded by the coding sequence ATGTCCCAGGCCCCGCACAGAAATCTTCCGGAAAAAACAAATCGGATCGTCTCGCTTTTGTTAAGCGTATTCTTTTTTTCCGTCTATTTCTGGAACTCGATCGGATATACAAAATCGTTTTGGTTTCTTTCGATTACGATTTTCATTTCAGTAATTCTTTCGTATTCTCTCTGGGCATTGATTCACGAATGCATTCACGGAAATTTTTCAAATTCACGAAACGAAAGCCATCTCGCGGGAAGAATCCTTTGTATTCTTTTTGGAACTCCGTATCAGGTAGCGAAGACGGCTCATTTGATGCACCATAAGTTCAACCGCCAGGAAGGGGATCGAATCGAATATCTCGAAAAAAACGGCCGTTCGATTGCGATTCAAAAAGGGATCTACTATTTTAAGCTGTTTCAAGGAACTTATTTTTTGGAAGTGATCGGCGGTTTTTTACTTTCACTTCCACTTTCGTTTTCCGTTCCGTTAGCGGAAAAATATTTTTCCAGACTTCCGGTGCAAAAGGCGTTTTTTAAACAGATTCAAAAACAGGAAATCGTAAAGGAACTCAGGATCGATTCGTTTTTGATTCTTCTTTTGTATGGAAGCGCCTTTTATCTTTCCGGCCCTCTTGTTTGGGTTTTAGGATTTGTTTTGATTTTGAGAGGAGGAATCGTTTCCTTTTTGGATCATTCGTATCATTATGGAAATGGGATTGAAGACCGGAACTCCGCAACCAATCTAAGTCTTCCCAGCATTCTATCCTGTTTGTTTCTCAACTTCAATTATCATAGAGTGCACCATCGGTTTCCCGGTTGTTCCTGGGATCGTCTTCCGGCTCAGTTTGCAAACAGTGGGGACACGATGAATCGATCTTTATTTTCTCAGTGCTGGAATCAGTTCGGCGGTCTATTGGAAATTCCGGAAAGTATCTCGGAAAAATCCGAAACCTCGTAG
- a CDS encoding DUF2203 domain-containing protein translates to MERKLWTYEEARSILPVVREITEEYYSYISELTAQLRESILHENEMEKKEEQVRVAIFEWSSKIQEYGIEVKGLWLVDFDHGNGYYCWHLGEEDLLFEHGYEEGFAGRKLIDRDKDDDGEHQ, encoded by the coding sequence TTGGAACGGAAACTCTGGACATACGAGGAAGCTCGGTCCATTCTACCCGTAGTCAGAGAGATTACGGAAGAATATTATTCTTACATATCGGAGCTGACCGCTCAGCTTCGGGAAAGTATTCTTCACGAAAACGAGATGGAAAAAAAAGAAGAACAGGTTCGGGTTGCGATCTTCGAATGGTCTTCTAAAATTCAAGAATACGGAATCGAAGTGAAGGGACTTTGGCTGGTCGACTTCGATCATGGAAACGGATATTATTGCTGGCACCTCGGAGAAGAAGATCTCCTTTTTGAACACGGATACGAAGAGGGTTTTGCCGGAAGAAAATTAATCGATAGGGATAAAGACGACGATGGCGAACATCAATGA
- a CDS encoding MBL fold metallo-hydrolase has product MKQILISLLIVLFFNSCFPVDPERVRSAHFQDGKYHNLEEDERLGKSFFSVLRWKLLGPNDPPTVDGNVEKIPDVQPRKKEDFLAPEEKVRIIWLGHATVWIAANFHGKRIHILTDPIFSGVPPFVKRLTELPIRPEDLPGVDIVTISHAHRDHLDIDSIKKIQKLFPEVTIHLPSGMGEFAKDEGFENSVIQEWWTSYDYAGAKVHFLPAKHWSRMGISDMNQYHWGSYAFEFKNIRIYFGGDTGFSKHFSEIGKRFPKGFSATLLPIGAFKPRWFMEPAHIGPKEALEASSILQSSLILPVHWGTFTLGDDLPSEAPLYLKKLHSEKKESAPPLRIWTVGEIVDL; this is encoded by the coding sequence ATGAAACAAATTCTTATATCCTTGCTCATCGTTCTTTTTTTCAATTCCTGTTTTCCGGTGGATCCGGAAAGAGTCAGATCTGCTCATTTCCAAGACGGAAAGTATCACAATCTCGAAGAAGACGAAAGATTGGGTAAGAGTTTTTTTTCGGTGCTCCGTTGGAAGTTACTAGGCCCAAACGATCCTCCAACCGTAGACGGGAACGTGGAAAAAATTCCGGATGTCCAACCACGAAAGAAAGAAGATTTTTTAGCTCCGGAAGAAAAGGTAAGAATTATCTGGCTCGGTCACGCCACCGTTTGGATCGCGGCGAACTTTCATGGAAAAAGAATCCACATTCTCACGGATCCGATTTTTTCCGGTGTCCCTCCTTTTGTAAAACGGCTTACGGAACTTCCGATTCGACCGGAGGATTTACCGGGAGTGGATATCGTAACGATCAGTCATGCTCATAGAGATCATCTTGACATCGATTCCATCAAAAAAATTCAAAAACTTTTTCCCGAAGTAACGATTCATCTTCCCTCCGGAATGGGCGAGTTTGCAAAAGACGAAGGATTTGAAAACTCAGTCATTCAAGAATGGTGGACATCCTATGATTACGCAGGAGCAAAGGTTCATTTTCTTCCCGCAAAACATTGGAGTAGAATGGGAATCTCCGATATGAATCAATATCACTGGGGCAGCTATGCATTCGAATTTAAGAATATTCGAATTTACTTCGGAGGCGACACTGGCTTTTCCAAACATTTTTCGGAAATCGGAAAACGTTTTCCAAAAGGTTTTTCAGCTACCTTGCTTCCGATCGGCGCATTCAAACCGAGATGGTTTATGGAACCGGCGCATATCGGACCGAAGGAGGCATTGGAGGCAAGCAGCATTCTCCAATCCTCTCTGATCCTTCCGGTTCACTGGGGAACTTTTACACTCGGAGACGATCTTCCTTCGGAAGCGCCTCTCTATTTAAAAAAACTACATTCCGAAAAGAAAGAATCTGCGCCTCCTTTGCGGATTTGGACAGTGGGCGAAATCGTAGATCTCTAA
- the ruvA gene encoding Holliday junction branch migration protein RuvA, whose protein sequence is MISGLKGSLKKLEVGFVHLETGGVTYEITISFKTYLELKGFSSSNEVYLHIFHAMSERGQRLFGFLTEQDKEFFKVMKGLQGIGELTALKILSFFSAEDLYRIAQSGEAKELEKIPKVKGKTSEKIFFEVKQNLKKLELFLSGGPSKEISISLPTSSLNPLEIESSRRKEIVILGLIQLGFEEKAAAKEAEKILKNSLETDPGEIIREILKNL, encoded by the coding sequence ATGATCTCCGGTCTGAAAGGTTCTCTTAAAAAATTAGAAGTCGGTTTTGTTCATCTTGAAACCGGCGGTGTTACCTACGAAATTACAATTTCTTTTAAAACCTATCTCGAACTGAAAGGTTTTTCCTCCTCGAACGAAGTCTATCTTCATATCTTTCACGCGATGAGCGAACGAGGTCAGAGACTGTTTGGTTTTTTGACGGAGCAAGACAAAGAATTCTTCAAAGTGATGAAGGGGCTCCAAGGGATCGGAGAATTGACTGCTCTCAAAATTCTGTCTTTCTTTTCCGCCGAAGATCTCTATCGAATCGCTCAATCCGGAGAGGCGAAAGAATTGGAAAAGATTCCCAAAGTAAAAGGCAAAACTTCGGAGAAAATTTTTTTCGAGGTCAAACAAAATCTAAAAAAGTTGGAGCTCTTTCTTTCGGGCGGCCCTTCCAAAGAAATATCGATCTCCCTTCCAACCTCTTCTTTGAATCCGCTGGAGATCGAATCCTCACGAAGAAAAGAAATCGTGATCTTAGGTTTGATTCAGCTCGGTTTTGAAGAAAAAGCGGCTGCCAAGGAAGCGGAGAAAATTTTGAAAAATTCTCTGGAAACCGATCCAGGCGAAATCATTCGAGAAATTTTGAAGAATTTGTGA